The following proteins come from a genomic window of Drosophila willistoni isolate 14030-0811.24 unplaced genomic scaffold, UCI_dwil_1.1 Seg485, whole genome shotgun sequence:
- the LOC124461448 gene encoding uncharacterized protein LOC124461448, which produces MVTSRKHLQYLPNLSYYNVKASLIIGLDNLKVCVPLEIRESEGDDVVAARCRLGWSVYGRHSDAAPASSHILHICECNEASSMRALDASMKEYFAMESSRTRVPSKPSRSKDDERALQIMEATTSYCPIDKRWQTGLLWRFDIVDLPDSYSMAMRRLQCLEAKMAKDTDLRSFMLDTMQSYEEKGYIRRLTESELNKGKSSWFLPIFTVTNPNKNKTRLVWDAAAKVKGTSLNDVLLKGPDILASLVGVLIRFRERPVAVAGDISEMFHQVRVRPEDQTAQKFLWRIGNSAKAAETYVMKVMTFANYIKNRNAERFRKESPRAVAAICRNTFVDDWLQSTNTEDEMTELAMEVQRIHLEGGDLEFCERSESAQEPRRRRA; this is translated from the coding sequence ATGGTAACATCGAGAAAGCATCTACAGTATTTACCAAATTTAAGTTACTATAACGTAAAAGCAAGCTTAATTATTGGTCTGGATAATCTGAAAGTTTGTGTGCCTTTGGAGATACGGGAGTCCGAAGGAGACGACGTGGTCGCGGCGCGCTGTAGATTGGGCTGGTCTGTGTATGGCCGGCACAGCGACGCAGCTCCAGCGTCCTCACACATATTGCACATATGTGAGTGCAATGAAGCGAGCAGCATGCGCGCTTTGGATGCGTCAATGAAAGAATACTTTGCTATGGAGTCCTCGAGAACACGTGTGCCAAGCAAGCCATCAAGATCGAAAGACGACGAGCGCGCGTTGCAGATTATGGAGGCGACCACAAGTTATTGCCCGATTGACAAACGTTGGCAAACTGGACTGTTATGGAGGTTCGACATAGTAGATCTACCGGATTCATACTCAATGGCCATGAGGCGTCTTCAGTGTTTAGAAGCGAAAATGGCAAAGGACACCGACCTTAGAAGCTTTATGTTGGACACTATGCAAAGCTATGAAGAAAAGGGATACATCCGGAGATTAACAGAAAGTGAGCTAAATAAGGGTAAAAGTTCATGGTTTCTTCCTATATTTACAGTCACTAACCCAAACAAGAACAAGACGAGGCTAGTCTGGGATGCAGCTGCGAAAGTCAAAGGCACGTCTTTGAACGACGTCTTGCTAAAGGGCCCGGATATACTGGCATCTCTAGTTGGCGTGCTAATACGTTTTCGGGAGCGACCAGTAGCAGTGGCTGGTGACATAAGTGAGATGTTTCACCAAGTAAGAGTGCGCCCAGAGGACCAGACGGCTCAGAAGTTTCTATGGCGCATAGGAAATTCGGCTAAAGCGGCAGAAACGTACGTGATGAAGGTTATGACATTCGCTAATTACATAAAGAATCGCAACGCAGAGCGGTTCAGAAAAGAATCTCCAAGAGCTGTTGCGGCCATTTGTAGAAACACGTTTGTCGACGACTGGCTCCAGTCGACAAACACCGAAGACGAGATGACGGAGTTGGCCATGGAGGTGCAGAGAATTCACTTGGAGGGTGGGGACCTCGAATTCTGCGAGCGTAGTGAGAGCGCTCAAGAACCAAGAAGGAGACGTGCCTAG